One genomic window of Nicotiana sylvestris chromosome 10, ASM39365v2, whole genome shotgun sequence includes the following:
- the LOC138880028 gene encoding uncharacterized protein produces the protein MELLREFVDRFQRERIMLPRVPDNWAAMAFSSNLMRKFRSYETTQGKYNTKLRIEEDTIIQSQKEERVSSRRAETGKRSGKNRYKPYMGPAGRDLHSKQDNSRLLQGEVDHLLKQGYLTELFSEKGKQEYMKNGQESPKPPSLKRTVNVISGGEEINDADGILIPHNDALVIYLLVHDTKVKRVLIDSGCSVNIILLRVVNEMKAEDKLIPKAHTLSCFYNSSVVTKGEIILTTFTEGVVKDTKFQVVEMDMAYNMIPGRPWIHEMDAVPSNLYQVIKSFHNGEYDKSLMINKHLGASTP, from the exons ATGGAGCTGCTCAGAGAATTCGTAgacagattccagcgtgaaaggatAATGTTGCCACGCGTACCTGACAACTGGGCAGCTATGGCTTTTTCCAGTAATCTAATGAGAAAGTTCAGAAGCTACGAgacgactcaaggaaa ataCAACACGAAGCtgcggatagaagaagataccatCATTCAGTCTCAAAAAGAGGAGAGGGTAAGTTCAAGACGTGCTGAAACTGGaaaaagatccggtaaaaataggtatAAGCCCTACATGGGACCAGCCGGAAGAGACTTGCATTCAAAGCAGGATAACTCAAG ATTGCTACAAGGTGAAGTTGACCATTTGTTAAAGCAAGGATATCTAACCGAATtgtttagtgaaaaaggtaagcAAGAGTATATGAAAAACGGGCAGGAGTCCCCTAAACCTCCTTCACTAAAAAGGACTGTTAATGTTATAAGCGGAGGAGAAGAAATTAATG ATGCAGATGGCATACTAATCCcacacaatgacgcactggtaatatatttacttgtacatgacactaaggtgaaacgagttttgattgattcAGGGTGCTCCGTAAACATCATTTTGCTAAGAGTGGTAAACGAAATGAAAGCTGAAGATAAgctgatacccaaggcgcataccTTATCTTGTTTTTACAACTCGAGCGTTGTAACAAAAGGGGAGATAATACTCACAACATTCacagaaggagttgtcaaagacacgaaatttcaggtggtagagatggacatggcttacaatatgattcccggtagaccatggattcacgaaatGGATGCTGTGCCATCTAACCTATATCAAGTTATTAAATCCTTTCACAATGGGGAATACGACAAATCCTTGATGATCAACAAACATCTAGGAGCATCAACTCCGTAG
- the LOC104245642 gene encoding josephin-like protein, with translation MEGGTKIYHERQRLQFCLLHSLNNLFQGKDAFTRADLNSIAEKLDIDDPNRGSWTPVSIVFKPHHNAITGNYDINVLIAALEQKGKTVVWHDRRNGASSIVLDDRLMGIVVNVLVRKFGGLWRSRHWVTLRCIQGVWYNLDSDFAAPYAFKDTQEVGEFLDGIIAAGAEVLLVMNDK, from the exons ATGGAGGGAGGAACAAAGATATATCACGAGAGGCAAAGATTACAGTTCTGCCTCTTACATTCCCTCAACAATCTCTTCCAG GGGAAAGATGCGTTTACAAGAGCTGATTTAAATTCCATTGCCGAAAAACTTGATATCGATGACCCTAACAGGGGAAGCTGGACTCCTGTGTCAATTGTTTTTAAGCCTCATCATAATGCAATAACCGGGAACTATGATATAAACGTATTGATTGCTGCTCTGGAACAGAAAGGCAAAACAGTTGTTTGGCACGATAGGCGAAATGGGGCTTCTTCAATTGTTCTCGATGATCGACTGATGGGAATTGTTGTTAATGTTCTTGTTAGAAAGTTTGGTGGCCTTTGGAGAAGCAGACATTGGGTTACATTAAGATGTATTCAGGGGGTTTGGTATAATCTGGACAGTGACTTTGCTGCTCCTTATGCTTTTAAAGATACCCAAGAAGTTGGGGAGTTCTTGGATGGTATCATTGCTGCTGGTGCTGAGGTTTTACTGGTAATGAACGATAAATAA